One Rhinolophus ferrumequinum isolate MPI-CBG mRhiFer1 chromosome X, mRhiFer1_v1.p, whole genome shotgun sequence genomic window, CTTTATCTGTGTGTATTCACGTTACACATCTTTGCACAGACACATAACGACACACATTGGCTTTATGTGTTACATGTGCCAATATAGCGCACTTGGGTATTACAAAGATAGTGAACGTGACTTACCTGGGAACTTAATGGAAGGAATTGGACACGTTTTTCTCCTTCGTGCTTCCTTATTAAGATTCACCCACCTAACAACCATGGGAACATTTATCAGTGaggaaacatttttcatttcactgctacagatattaaaaaaaaaaatcacttcatagccttgtttaaaatttctttccaaaagCCCAGCAAAAAACAGTTTGGAATACCCAGTCCTCCAAGTGGAGGTTTAgcagttttaattatttcttctgaGCCTTCACTTATAAATGATGAATGTGTGTACGTGAAAGGAAACCAAGCCTATGGCTCTGTACATTGACCTGGGGAAACAATATTTTCCAGATATTTACAACAGGCACACTCTACattgaattattttatcattttgtgtgGCCGACACATTTGCTATTTTATCAGCACTGTGCCAGATTCAAAGACAATGACTCTAGGAAAAACCATTAGCCCTTAGTAGAGGAATAGCAcctcaatattttatatttctactcaTCCCCtcaaataagcaatttaaaaacatttctataaagAACAGGTCTATCAAGTTAGAGTTCGGGAAGCTTGAacactttcttccctttccctttagGGTCTAAATAATTTGAGAACTAGACGTAGGAGCCAGATGGGGGCACAGCATCAGCTTTAATACCCATTATAGGGCTGCCTAGTTAGGCTGGCAATGAGTGTGGGCAGAGGGCTGGAACCTAAGGCAAACATGGGGTCGCTTACTCTTTTTCCCCAGAACTGTATTGGTTCAAACAGTTGTTGGCCTAACAGGTTGAGTTTTTCCAGTCTCACATTGGGACTGTGTTAGTTTGGGTCCTTCAAGCAGCAGACCCAAAGATGGGATTAGATGTGCAAAATATGTATTGGGGAAAACACTCCTAAGGAAAACGGGAGGGTCATCAGACGGTGATACAGGTGAAGGAGAGTTGGACAGAGGGTTGGGTGGAAGCGTCTTAGACCTCAGTGCTGTTCTAAGGAAACTTCTCAAGCCGAAGTCCCTTCCAGAGGAGTCCCATGTCTCCCAGGAACGGACCTGCCTTAGGATCCTGTGGCACTCAGTCATTGGCTACAAGCAGCCGTGGGAAGTGTGACCTCAGTGTGGTGAAGGGCGGGTTTCACAGTGAAGCAGCTGGGCCATCATTCAGTTACCCTCCCAGCAAGAAACTGATCTAAGAGGTGTGTTCTTGTGGCTGCCAGGGTGATCAAATGTTCCTCCAACACCTTCCTTCTACAGCCGAACAGAACATGCCTCTGACCTCTAGCAAATTCGAGGAATGAGCTAACAAAAACAACTTTCTTCTGTAGTCGTGAGTTGGAGTTCTAGGAGCCACACACAGCAACTGATCTTACCGTTTTACATTCACTGTTAATATGTTTTTGGTGTATGTACATACAGGCATAGATTTGTCACTATAGTACATTCTCAGGGTTaatcagataaacaacaaaagacaagTATGCGTGTACACTTCTGTACTAGGCATTGGAGGaaccacacaaaaaaagtatAGAATGTGGTCCTACCCTAAAGCtacaacaaaatacaaacacaaaatgaTAGGAAATTTAAAACGCTTTTCAAAGCAGGAGGCGAGAGCTGGGCCTCCTCTGTCATTCCATCTTATCACACCCATATTCAAAGAGGTTTTGCTTATGTGAATTTCAGTTTGTTTATGCTTCCCAGAGATGTCATTGGAACAAAGGCCAGCAGCCACTGCAGCCtccagaaaacatttgaaaattcctGGACTAAGTCATTCTTAGAGCCAGCCATACACTAATAGTCCACAAATTTCTGCTCTTCAGGCATATTATGATTGTATGATACCAAATTAAATTTGATATTGTAAGATTCTTGTCTTCGAAACATGAATCCTTCCAATCAGTGGTAATTTTTATTAGTAATCAGACACTGAACAGCACTCTGGTGTTTTCTAAGTCACGTGGAaattacttgttttcttcttccaacTTTATTCCACATTCCTCTACAAACTTCAGGAGACCTTCTTGAAACTCTGAGAGTGTTTCAACAGCACAAGAAAAAGTCACTCTGCTAGAATTAGACTCTGACATTAATGTTGCTTTGATTTTGTCTGCATCATGTCCATAACCCAGACAGACGAAACGTCTCTTTCAGAAAGCTGAATCTCtcttcttactttcttttctttctcttcagggTGCTCCTCCCACCTCGGATGAGGAGAAGAAGCCAATTCCAGGAGCGAAGAAACTTCCAGGACCTGCAGTCAACCTATCGGAGATCCAGAATATTAAAAGTGAACTGAAATATGTCCCCAAAGCTGAACAGTAGTTGGAAGAATAAAGGTGAGTGAAAAACCATTTCCTTTGTCTCAAAAAGACCACTATAAAATGGTTTAAGGAAGCCTTCCACAGAAGGAGCCTGGAATTCCAGAAGCATTTAAGTATCTGGGCCTTCTGTTTAGACCAGTATTTCTGGGGCAGAGGTTTTCTGGTATGTAAAGCCGAGCTTTGGAGCCTGTCTTATTATGTAACCAGTCAGAGAGACATTGAGGATGTTTGCCTGCCATCGCCTTTCTGGTCACCTTCTTAGTTGGAGAGAGGAAAGATGCTCGAGAGGGGGCCTTGAAGAGTTTTTGATCTTGGGGGCCAGGGAGCCCTCCCTCATTCCATGTTCACAGTCTCCCCACCTAGATGCCTATTCCTGAGGGGAGGATCAGAGGAGCAAGGAGCTGAGGAAGTTTAGAAGTGTACGGAGGGCAGAGACCAGGAGTTCAGGCCTTGACCAGTGATCCCTGAGTGTAAGGCAGACAAAGAGAACCTGGTAATGACTCTGGATGTGGACGAGGGATGGTTAGGCTCTAAACTATATTTGCTGCCCAAGGAGGCACTATAAATGGCTCCTATgagcttattttcattttaattggaaTCGGTCAATAAAGATCCCGTAGTGAGGGCTCAGCCTGGGCCTCCATCTGCAGACCTGACACCTGCGGACTGTTatgggaattctgccagcagggGGCGTGTGGAATTGGCCCAAATCATAGCTCTTTCTCCTATGATGCAATGAGAGCAAATCTACTTCATCCAAAATTACTGGATCCTGCCGTGCagtctattcctttttttttttaaagcagaagttTAGAGGAGAGGAATCTATACTGGGGACATAAAACAGGTACTTATCTGTttcattcgtttgttcattcatttgttcattcgtttgttcattcatttgttcattcgtttgttcattcgtttgttcattcgtttgttcattcatccactaatttattcaaccaatatttattgatgatCATCTGCTATGCGCTGAACACtagaaacatttattaatcatttaccatgtgccagatactgtgggAAGAGGGTTATATCcagtgtttccattgtttctgttAAGCCGCATGATATCCAACCATTGCCCCCATTGTTGAGATGAGTCTTATAGAGACTGATTTTCCCCATCCCTCATGCACCCTAAAAAGGAGGTCTGACTTCAAAGTCAGTACTGGCACCTACTTGTTAGACAGCTTCACTCATTCCTCCCGCTGCACCTTACAGAAGGATTGCATGTTTCCTGTGGGTGTGAGGGTGAGGTCTTCTGACCACAGAGATCTTGGAGACAAGCAGGTCAATGGGGCCGGGCCTTGCTGTGTCTCCTCCTGTAGACATAAGGAAGAACAGAATGTCCTGTGAGACAACCCCGTGAGTAATGGCAATGTTACTTGTGCAATGCTTATGCTGACTTACTAGAACATTTGCAAGTTagttctaccaaaaaaaaaatatctttatagtacagagaaagagaggagccGTTTTGAGTTAAAATAACAGAACAGTATCTAGTGTTTTCAACACAGTTGCGTAAAAGGAAAAAGGGGTAAGAATAAAACACAGTGGATTTTATGATCACAGAATGAATCCCAGGAACCTGGATGGGGACAAAGTGACATCAGCTGGAACTGGCCCAAAGCATGGTACACACACTTGCTATTATTTATGACAGAATGCAACCAATTGATGACTGGGCATCATTACACTCAGTCCTGCCTCTGTTGCCAAGCTGAGCTGAAATATTCCAATACTTTTGGGAGGAAGCTGCATAACTTTCTTGTGAGaaagcccagagaagggaaattaACTTTCTGTAATATTTATTATCATCACCCAACCAAGGCTCTTCAGTTagacacattaatttttaatgtaaactttAAAGGGTTTTGCTTTTATGAAATCCATGTCGACCTAAATTTAACCCCAGTTCCAGTTTCAGAAGCACTTGGTTTTGAAGATTCAAGgaatgctgttttaaaattagCTCCAAAATGATCTTGCAGTGTTATCTGGCAGTGAGGCTGATTTCATAGCCTTGGATCTATAGTTACAGTAACGGGGAATAATTTCAACTCAATAAAATATCAAAGAGGTATCAGAGTAACCAGAACAAATTTTTTGTTACTTGATTTTCTCAGAGAGGACTTTAATGATTCttctcttcaataaatttaataatgtaaaacCACCCAGAGAGGCCGATTAGTCCTTATTCTACAGAAATGTGAAAACCTAAGTTGTCAGGGTAATTGATCTGAATTCCAAATGAGGACAGTCATTGTTTTAAGCCAAGGAataatctttatttcttgtaGGAGTATTAAGCTGGTTTGCTTTTGACTCATCAATTCCTGTCCTGAAAATATGTCATAGTTTGAGACTTCCATGGTCATGGTTTGTGGTCACAGAGAGAGAGgatttttttaacattgattGATTCAGTGGACTCATAAGCAATACACACCCCGAAGAAGCCATCATTTAGCCCCTCACTGGTTGATTTCCTCCTTCTTAGAATACCACTTTGTCACCTATCCTCACCATGTATTGTTCAATGATTTGATCAAACAGATCATTGTTTGAAGATTGAGTGAATAAGCCCACTGTGAAAACCACAAGACTCAAGGCTCAAAGTCCACACTGTAACTATTACAGTACTTTAGACATAGATAGAAGACGGAGAAGCGCCTCCTTCTATCTGAGATTAGCACCTCTTTTTAAGTGAGATTTTAGATTATTTCCATGCTCTGTATCATGGCTTGACTTATTGgtggaaattaattaaaaatattccagGACAAGAACCAGAAAGGCTAATCACTAGCCAGTTAGAGATCAGGAATCATAGCCTGTGGCAAAGGACTTAGGGCCTGGAGCCAATCAGGAACCAAAACAAGGCAACATGGAGACAGCAGAAAATGAGTCAAGACCAAGAGACGCAGGACCAAATGGGGCCCTGATCCAGCCTGGAACAGGCACAGGGCAGGAAAGGGAGGATGTTCAGCCACATAACTCTCAGGATTCTCCTGGCTGTGATTTAAGGTGGCCAGATGGTGATTTAAGCAGGTCCAGGAGCCAGATGAAGAGACAGGACTAGTGGCAATGTCTGAAAACCAAGATCCCCGACAAGCTCCCATATCTGCTGTTTGTTGCATGACCAGGAATCCCTTATGTGCACCATCAGAAGCCACTGTTAACTTGTTTGCTTGCAGTTGAAGTAGATGCCACCTCAGACTTCATGGAAAGAGATCTGGGGAACCTGGAGAAGGGCTGGTGTCCAGTAGACTCTGTGTCCATGTCTGCTCCCTACCAACCCTCAGATGAGACAACAGGTGCCTAGTAAAGAGCCTTTGTAGCTATTCTATAGCATGGGCCCTCTCTTTATCCTGTGCTAAGATACATAGATGTCAAACTTGGTCTCTGCTCTCAGGATACTTAAGTCTtggtgaaaagataaaataaaatacttcaaaagaTAGATAACAATTCAAGAATTAGGTAGCAGCTCAATGATTCAAGACATTCCACAGCTGTTTATGACCCACTAACACGTAGGCAGTTGAG contains:
- the SMPX gene encoding small muscular protein, with product MSKQPVSNVRAIQANINIPMGAFRPGAGQPPRRKECTPETEEGAPPTSDEEKKPIPGAKKLPGPAVNLSEIQNIKSELKYVPKAEQ